In a genomic window of Mastomys coucha isolate ucsf_1 unplaced genomic scaffold, UCSF_Mcou_1 pScaffold17, whole genome shotgun sequence:
- the Slc25a31 gene encoding ADP/ATP translocase 4, which produces MSNESSKKQSSKKALFDPMSFAKDLLAGGVAAAVSKTAVAPIERVKLLLQVQASSKQISPEARYKGMLDCLVRIPREQGFLSYWRGNLANVIRYFPTQALNFAFKDKYKELFMSGVNKEKQFWRWFLANLASGGAAGATSLCVVYPLDFARTRLGVDIGKGPEQRQFTGLGDCIMKIAKSDGIIGLYQGFGVSVQGIIVYRASYFGAYDTVKGLLPKPKETPFLVSFIIAQIVTTCSGILSYPFDTVRRRMMMQSGESDRQYKGTIDCFLKIYNHEGLSAFFRGAFSNILRGTGGALVLVLYDKIKEFLNIDVGGSSSGD; this is translated from the exons ATGTCGAACGAATCCTCCAAGAAGCAGTCTTCGAAGAAGGCCTTGTTTGACCCCATGTCTTTCGCGAAGGACCTGCTGGCCGGCGGGGTCGCGGCCGCGGTGTCGAAGACAGCTGTGGCACCCATCGAGCGAGTGAAGCTGCTGCTGCAGGTACAGGCGTCCTCCAAGCAGATAAGCCCCGAGGCACGCTACAAGGGCATGTTGGACTGCCTGGTGCGCATCCCTCGTGAGCAAG GATTTTTAAGTTATTGGCGTGGCAATTTGGCAAATGTTATTCGATACTTTCCAACACAAGCCTTAAACTTCGCTTTTAAGGACAAATACAAAGAACTTTTCATGTCTGGTGTTAATAAAGAAAAGCAG TTCTGGAGGTGGTTTCTGGCAAACCTAGCTTCTGGAGGGGCTGCTGGAGCGACGTCCCTGTGTGTGGTGTACCCACTAGATTTTGCCAGAACCCGATTAGGTGTTGATATTGGAAAAG GTCCTGAGCAACGACAGTTCACAGGTTTGGGTGACTGCATTATGAAAATAGCCAAGTCAGATGGGATTATTGGTCTATACCAAGGGTTTGGTGTCTCTGTTCAGGGTATCATTGTTTACCGAGCCTCTTACTTTGGAGCTTATGACACCGTTAAG GGCTTATTGCCAAAGCCAAAGGAAACCCCATTTCTTGTGTCTTTTATCATTGCTCAAATTGTGACTACCTGTTCTGGAATACTCTCCTATCCCTTTGATACAGTTAGAAGACGTATGATGATGCAG AGTGGGGAATCTGACCGGCAATATAAAGGAACCATAGACTGCTTTCTGAAAATATACAATCATGAAGGACTTAGTGCATTCTTCCGTGGTGCCTTCTCCAACATCCTTCGTGGTACAGGGGgtgctttggtcctggtgttaTATGATAAAATCAAAGAATTCCTCAACATCGACGTTGGAGGTAGTTCATCAGGAGACTAA